In the Tribolium castaneum strain GA2 chromosome 1, icTriCast1.1, whole genome shotgun sequence genome, one interval contains:
- the LOC100141971 gene encoding dynein light chain Tctex-type protein 2B yields the protein MAENDKNVEISDAVSAVGSDITRETVSEVAAESAIIAPPSCETIPAIHSYQIKPVLADKFKGGTVKEIMRNILTEKLSGKSYDPDQVKKWTVDLANEISEKVTELKMKRYKHIVQVILGEHKGAGVKAGVRCLWDAETDGYTSETFSNDTIFCLVVVYAVYLY from the exons ATGGCAGAAAACGacaaaaatgttgaaataTCGGACGCAGTTTCAGCCGTAGGTAGTGATATCACACGTGAGACAGTTTCGGAAGTGGCTGCCGAGTCAGCCATTATAGCCCCCCCAAGCTGCGAGACAATTCCGGCGATACACTCGTACCAAATTAAACCGGTCTTGGCAGACAA ATTCAAGGGTGGAACAGTGAAAGAAATAATGCGAAATATCCTCACCGAGAAATTGAGTGGCAAATCTTACGATCCGGACCAAGTCAAAAAATGGACCGTTGATTTGGCCAATGAAATCAGCGAAAAAGTAACAGAGTTGAAAATGAAACGATacaaacacattgtacaagtGATTCTGGGCGAGCACAAGGGGGCTGGGGTGAAGGCGGGGGTGCGGTGTCTCTGGGACGCCGAGACTGATGGATACACGAGCGAGACATTCTCAAAT gaCACCATTTTTTGTTTGGTAGTCGTGTATgcagtttatttatattaa
- the LOC658161 gene encoding deoxynucleotidyltransferase terminal-interacting protein 2: MDFVIDTTGSLASDDVLEPSINNENSLVSKLLEEYRQESATKKKAPRKNDKKNGLMDSFFKEMGWKGRKRKKPQRVNVSAELQNLNSKTEIKEVLKKSVITPEFEKQHIAPPFELSEKVLKKQRKKEAELTKGKKWYGLPATEMTEEVKRDLEILQMRSVLDPKRFYKKNDLKVLPKYFQIGKVMDSPLDYYNNRLTKKERKKTLVDELLADSEFNKYNKRKFKEIIQEKQKTHYKAWREAKKLKKKKK, translated from the exons ATGGATTTTGTAATTGATACTACGGGTTCGTTGGCTTCGGACGATGTATTGGAACCCTCAATTAACAACGAGA ATTCTTTGGTGTCAAAGCTTCTGGAGGAGTACCGCCAGGAGTCTGCCACCAAGAAAAAGGCCCCACGCAAAAACGACAAAAAGAATGGTTTAATGGACTCCTTTTTTAAGGAAATGGGTTGGAAGGGTCGAAAAAGGAAGAAACCGCAGAGAGTTAATGTTTCGGCGGAATTGCAAAACTTAAActcaaaaaccgaaattaaggAAGTGTTGAAAAAGTCTGTCATAACGCCAGAATTTGAAAAACAACACATTGCACCCCCGTTTGAACTGTCCGAAAAAGTTTTGAAGAAACAGCGAAAA aaagaaGCAGAATTAACGAAAGGGAAGAAATGGTACGGTTTGCCGGCAACTGAAATGACTGAAGAAGTGAAACGTGACCTTGAAATCCTACAAATGCGCTCGGTTTTGGACCCGAAACGgttttacaagaaaaacgaTTTGAAAGTCCTTCCAAAATATTTCCAG ATTGGAAAAGTGATGGATTCACCTCTGGATTACTATAACAACAGATTGACGAAGAAAGAAAGGAAAAAGACACTCGTTGACGAACTTCTCGCAGATTCCGAATTCAATAAATACAACAAACGCAAGTTTAAAGAAATCAtacaagaaaaacaaaaaacacattacAAGGCCTGGAGAGAGGCCAAGAAGctcaaaaagaagaaaaaataa
- the Cpes gene encoding ceramide phosphoethanolamine synthase, protein MVCPSSHVSKLLLSVFVAVLLFYLFMDFNLYLRIQNYPIDRGALGDNTTLTYKDVTWVTCKINPLCDVTVKAVLLDHTNYYLFAPLVTIMDNILEISHIQYITPNAISVFHVFVAIVSAKCISSDSLAYRRVGVLLFEVRTFLDDLDGHVARVRKNVKGERSEIGTTGYYVDGICDALGCTALLIGTFVFLKNNPPRRGYMQLPTSSDSKDAIIYKSKITSNKVSKKLFCFAAQLILSSMAWNRYIALYQDMLERNDVSVEEFVRQNEVFKSTFFFGVTWLWRVVNVHNMLHCLLLGIFCDKLWEFLRSVQYVGFVILLFVIGITEVNVTEVRKFVAQKTYTNSTNF, encoded by the coding sequence atggtaTGCCCCTCCTCTCACGTCAGTAAGCTTCTCTTGTCGGTTTTCGTCGCCGTCTTACTGTTTTACCTCTTCATGGACTTCAATCTGTACTTACGCATCCAAAACTACCCCATCGACCGGGGCGCTCTCGGCGACAACACCACCCTCACTTACAAAGACGTCACTTGGGTGACGTGCAAAATCAACCCCTTGTGCGACGTCACTGTAAAAGCCGTACTGTTAGACCACACCAACTACTACCTGTTCGCCCCCTTGGTCACCATCATGGACAACATCCTCGAAATCTCCCACATCCAATACATCACCCCCAACGCCATCAGCGTCTTCCACGTCTTCGTGGCCATCGTCAGCGCCAAGTGCATTTCGAGCGACAGTTTGGCGTACCGCCGTGTGGGGGTGCTGTTGTTCGAAGTGCGGACTTTTCTCGACGACCTCGACGGCCACGTGGCCCGCGTCCGGAAAAACGTGAAAGGAGAAAGATCCGAGATTGGAACCACTGGTTATTACGTGGACGGCATCTGCGATGCCTTGGGCTGCACAGCCCTCCTGATCGGGACGTTCGTTTTCCTCAAAAATAATCCACCGAGACGTGGCTACATGCAGTTGCCAACGTCGAGCGATTCCAAAGACGCCATCATCTACAAGAGCAAAATCACCTCGAATAAGGTGTCCAAGAAGTTGTTCTGTTTCGCGGCCCAGCTGATTCTGAGCTCGATGGCGTGGAATCGCTACATTGCGCTCTATCAGGACATGCTGGAGAGGAATGATGTTTCGGTGGAGGAGTTTGTGAGGCAGAATGAGGTGTTTAAAAGTACGTTTTTCTTCGGCGTCACGTGGTTGTGGAGGGTCGTTAATGTGCACAATATGTTGCATTGTCTGCTTTTGGGGATTTTTTGTGATAAGTTGTGGGAGTTTTTGAGGAGTGTACAGTATGTAgggtttgttattttgttgtttgttattGGGATTACGGAGGTGAATGTTACGGAAGTTAGGAAGTTTGTCGCGCAAAAAACATACACTAACAGTACGAACTTTTAA